From Ascochyta rabiei chromosome 16, complete sequence, the proteins below share one genomic window:
- a CDS encoding 1 3-beta-glucanosyltransferase gel4 gives MKVASGFAGFSCIAAALLGSASAASYDDIPEIEVYGQHFFYTNNGSQFYLKGVAYQQNYSPNGSTSANTSYTDPLADGNACRRDIPYLKQIYTNILRVYAIDPTKNHDDCMAQLASADIYVVADLGEPGTSIMSDDPEWDVTLYQRYTGVIDALSKYKNVVGFFAGNENVSAANQTAAAAFVKAAVRDAKGYISSQGYRSTLGVGYATADVPTRDELAHYFACEPGNSGNSTQIDFWGYNVYSWCGDSSYSASSYGERVDFFSDYPVPVFFAEYGCIVGIDGGPTHRPFTEVQVLFGNMTSVFSGGIVYEWFMGTNDYGLVELTSNDASVSPYPDFTSLQSQLASISPTITMRSTYTPTNSAPACPTVGSSWQAEASPLPPSPNNQLCSCMAASLQCNIKSTNEEDYADVFNYICGANEDFCAGISRNATTGTYGGYSGCDPKDQLAWVANQYYLGNGKSSSACAFSGMATVQTAATASTCSSILAAVGTAGTNTAASPTGKGSAGATSAAASTSKGAAAGLNGPRAVEHGGLIMGLWTAVAAGSLLGMLAL, from the exons ATGAAGGTTGCCAGTGGTTTCGCAGGCTTCAGCTGTATCGCTGCGGCACTGTTAGGCAGTGCCTCGGCGGCAAGTTACGATGACATTCCTGAGATTGAGGTCTACGGACAGCACTTCTTCTACACAAACAACGGGTCGCAATT CTACCTCAAGGGTGTCGCATACCAACAGAATTACTCGCCCAATGGCTCTACCAGCGCCAACACCAGCTACACTGACCCGCTGGCTGATGGGAATGCATGCAGGAGGGATATCCCATACCTGAAGCAGATCTACACCAACATCCTGCGTGTATACGCCATCGACCCAACGAAGAACCACGATGATTGCATGGCGCAATTGGCCTCGGCGGACATCTACGTGGTAGCCGATCTGGGCGAGCCCGGCACATCAATCATGTCGGACGATCCTGAGTGGGACGTCACTCTTTACCAACGCTACACTGGTGTCATTGATGCGCTTTCCAAGTACAAGAACGTGGTTGGCTTTTTCGCTGGTAACGAGAACGTCAGCGCTGCTAACCAGACGGCTGCTGCCGCGTTCGTCAAGGCCGCCGTCCGCGATGCTAAGGGATACATTTCTTCCCAGGGTTACCGCAGCACACTTGGTGTAGGCTATGCAACAGCCGATGTGCCTACTCGTGACGAGCTGGCACACTACTTTGCTTGTGAGCCTGGCAACTCCGGCAACTCCACCCAGATCGATTTCTGGGGCTACAACGTCTACTCGTGGTGTGGCGACAGCAGCTACTCAGCTTCCTCATACGGCGAGCGCGTCGACTTCTTCTCCGACTACCCCGTCCCAGTCTTCTTCGCCGAGTATGGCTGCATTGTAGGCATCGATGGTGGCCCCACTCACCGACCCTTCACAGAAGTACAGGTCCTCTTTGGCAACATGACCAGCGTGTTCTCCGGCGGTATCGTCTACGAATGGTTCATGGGTACCAACGACTACGGACTTGTCGAGCTTACCTCCAATGATGCCTCTGTATCCCCCTACCCCGACTTTACTTCCCTGCAGTCACAGCTCGCATCTATCAGCCCGACAATTACCATGCGTAGCACCTATACGCCTACCAACTCTGCGCCTGCATGCCCTACTGTCGGTAGCTCATGGCAGGCCGAAGCCTCGCCCCTCCCTCCTAGCCCGAACAACCAGCTCTGCTCCTGCATGGCAGCCTCGCTGCAGTGCAACATCAAATCCACCAACGAAGAAGACTACGCCGATGTCTTCAACTACATTTGTGGAGCGAACGAAGACTTTTGCGCCGGTATCTCTCGCAATGCCACTACCGGCACATACGGTGGATACTCAGGCTGTGATCCCAAGGACCAGCTCGCATGGGTCGCCAACCAATACTACCTTGGCAATGGCAAGAGCAGCTCGGCCTGTGCTTTCAGTGGCATGGCAACTGTGCAGACCGCAGCTACCGCGAGCACCTGCTCAAGTATTTTGGCGGCTGTTGGCACAGCTGGAACCAACACGGCAGCCAGTCCGACAGGAAAGGGAAGCGCAGGTGCCACTAGCGCCGCGGCTTCGACAAGCAAGGGTGCAGCTGCTGGGCTCAACGGACCCAGGGCAGTTGAGCACGGTGGACTGATCATGGGTCTTTGGACTGCTGTTGCGGCTGGTAGCTTGCTCGGCATGCTTGCCTTGTAA
- a CDS encoding Putative cell survival pathways protein: MFSWAKSALSAVAGTEEPIYGPEAIQPVGKNAGDPAFTELAKENLKWQALNYTNVETQTFYFLSDAGHIGFFQVIYNNIFGARTTVQFNTKLFYPNNEKPFLWSSDPLSNHGFDEGHYSFHADGVSIQLNEDGSAYTIKAAVNNSSLVNVKFTRTAPGFQGGKTGTSNYGTDPKEPWGSMHHHFWPRCGVEGSVITREGEIKIDGRGMFSHALQGMKPHHAAARWNFANFQSPSYSAILMEFKTPPSYGSTVVRVSGIATDGKLLTAGINGEIKHLETKQDSDNDWPEPTSASYHWVGKTEDGKEITAEVTGALGNKYDRVDVMAEVPGFIKTIVASAAGTKPYIYQYAPKLTIRVKVGDEVKEEEGVLFTEATFVS, encoded by the exons ATGTTCAGCTGGGCCAAGTCAGC GCTGTCCGCGGTTGCCGGTACCGAGGAGCCCATCTACGGCCCTGAGGCTATCCAGCCGGTTGGAAAGAATGCAGGCGACCCGGCCTTTACCGAACTGGCCAAGGAGAACCTGAAGTGGCAGGCTCTCAACTACACCAACGTCGAGACGCAGACCTTTTACTTCCTCTCGGACGCCGGCCACATCGGATTCTTCCAAGTCATCTATAACAACATTTTTGGCGCACGCACGACAGTCCAGTTCAACACCAAGCTCTTCTACCCCAACAACGAGAAGCCTTTCCTCTGGTCTAGTGATCCTCTGTCAAACCATGGCTTCGATGAGGGCCACTACTCTTTCCACGCAGATGGTGTTTCCATCCAGCTGAACGAAGACGGCTCTGCATACACAATCAAGGCTGCAGTCAACAACAGCAGTCTGGTCAACGTCAAGTTCACCAGGACTGCCCCTGGCTTTCAGGGCGGAAAGACTGGAACCAGCAACTACGGTACGGATCCCAAAGAACCTTGGGGCAGCATGCACCACCACTTCTGGCCAAGGTGCGGTGTCGAGGGCTCGGTCATCACCAGGGAAGGTGAGATTAAGATTGACGGTAGGGGCATGTTCAGCCACGCCTTGCAAGGAATGAAGCCCCACCACGCTG CCGCGCGATGGAACTTCGCCAACTTTCAGTCGCCCTCGTACTCCGCCATCCTCATGGAGTTCAAGACACCTCCATCCTACGGGTCGACCGTGGTTCGAGTTAGTGGTATCGCTACAGACGGCAAGCTGCTCACCGCCGGCATCAACGGCGAAATCAAGCACCTCGAGACCAAACAGGATTCAGACAATGACTGGCCTGAGCCGACATCGGCAAGCTACCACTGGGTGGGCAAGACCGAAGATGGCAAGGAGATCACCGCAGAGGTCACAGGCGCCTTGGGTAACAAGTACGACCGAGTGGACGTCATGGCTGAGGTCCCAGGCTTTATCAAGACCATTGTCGCATCTGCGGCTGGCACAAAGCCGTACATCTACCAATATGCGCCGAAGCTTACCATCAGGGTGAAGGTTGGTGATGAGGTCAAAGAAGAGGAGGGTGTTCTGTTTACTGAGGCAACTTTCGTCTCGTAA
- a CDS encoding ATPase synthesis protein 25 mitochondrial yields the protein MSVPSRSVCNACRGVAKRAAILTPASNASIARVWTANALLPRAATSATSAFTTSSVSRTNNKQGSANPDPKFAFLDAKEALEPQADAQQTTVTPAEHVSEPEQTPEAITDSFEMGAKPPPPDAAVPWYLKQKSVPHTPVHLQAAFVPDLPINPPPILEDLLNYVAVTAGLDDLILLDLRNLDPPPALGPKLIMIIATARSERHLHVSADRFTRWLRREHGLKADADGLLGRNELKIKLRRKAKRMRMLANVGGAMPEGNIDDGIRTGWICCTLSKVEAHPDDTHMPGDGVKDFVGFRDVKPGVNIVVQMFTEEKRAETDLETLWGGVMRTRKREERTADEMLREVEMDLEDLEGEEDVEKTGNSAQQVEGIAASSLKTPNVPATPVQQYCRPKPSAGDTFPDAAAVSTAKQMRGQMRGQMRGQMRGQMRGQMRGQMRRLHTVGLRS from the coding sequence ATGTCTGTACCGTCGAGATCCGTGTGTAACGCTTGCAGAGGGGTCGCAAAGAGAGCGGCCATCCTTACACCGGCCTCGAATGCATCGATAGCCCGCGTCTGGACTGCCAATGCGCTGCTTCCAAGAGCTGCAACCAGTGCAACCAGTGCATTCACCACAAGCAGCGTATCACGCACAAACAACAAGCAAGGCTCAGCAAACCCCGATCCCAAGTTCGCTTTCTTAGATGCCAAAGAAGCGCTCGAACCCCAAGCCGATGCACAGCAGACCACTGTTACCCCAGCAGAACATGTCTCTGAGCCGGAGCAGACGCCAGAGGCAATTACCGATTCCTTTGAAATGGGAGCAAAGCCTCCACCTCCAGATGCAGCCGTACCGTGGTATCTCAAGCAGAAGTCCGTCCCTCACACCCCGGTCCACCTCCAAGCCGCCTTCGTCCCAGACCTCCCCATAAACCCGCCACCCATTCTCGAGGATCTCCTCAACTACGTTGCAGTCACAGCCGGTCTCGACGACCTTATCCTTCTCGACTTGCGTAACCTCGACCCGCCGCCCGCGCTCGGCCCCAAGCTGATCATGATCATCGCAACTGCACGCTCGGAACGGCATCTGCACGTGTCCGCGGACCGCTTCACTCGCTGGTTGCGCCGCGAGCACGGGCTGAAAGCAGACGCCGACGGTCTCCTCGGACGAAACGAGCTCAAGATCAAACTGCGGCGCAAGGCAAAGCGCATGCGCATGCTCGCCAACGTCGGCGGCGCCATGCCTGAGGGCAACATCGACGATGGTATCCGCACTGGCTGGATCTGCTGCACTCTCAGCAAAGTTGAGGCGCACCCAGATGATACGCACATGCCTGGCGACGGCGTGAAGGACTTTGTCGGCTTTAGGGACGTCAAGCCCGGTGTCAATATCGTAGTGCAGATGTTCACTGAGGAGAAGCGGGCAGAGACAGATTTGGAGACGCTGTGGGGCGGTGTGATGAGGACGAGAAAGCGAGAGGAGAGGACGGCCGACGAGATGTTGAGAGAGGTGGAGATGGATTTGGAAGACCTGGAGGGAGAAGAGGACGTGGAGAAGACGGGAAACAGCGCGCAGCAGGTTGAGGGTATCGCTGCTTCTTCGTTGAAAACGCCCAACGTGCCTGCAACACCAGTGCAGCAGTATTGCAGACCCAAGCCTTCGGCTGGAGACACTTTTCCAGATGCAGCCGCGGTCAGTACCGCCAAACAGATGCGAGGGCAGATGCGAGGGCAGATGCGAGGGCAGATGCGAGGGCAGATGCGAGGGCAGATGCGAGGGCAAATGCGGAGACTACATACTGTAGGTCTCAGATCATGA
- a CDS encoding Nitrogen permease reactivator protein, translated as MASPASEQLQSVRFSDVNQEIEPESALEHVAGLTGAGETASDEPLSPQAEQELRNLSSTLQQSRVQAKRMENFSFEPVSLPPSRAPSPSPASRTPSGQSSQHGASVTPSTLQSPPLTPAGTSSRDERPTTAVDHRKQPSDPALMTPQISPPHEPPPTSMDSSVHQGAAAPSSPQPAPRTRPSSVVEPDVVQPHPRHGPSFTVGPAGDSLPASRDPSPSGSGGERTPGHHSPGTSTPSSIGRPFTPQGDQHDPYSRSKRVPQPKTLDGLDARFIFGGRDGRSRRNQSASSSTITLPRSRGTASDKEDGGSSRASIFGGNGRPGSRYSSDTETDSKPSKHGHDSMSNLKRFFKIGHKHKDKDKDKEKEKHKNSAPVTKREKPTRTSKAGVMTPPVTNGASSVPFADDHGLESKYGKFGKVLGSGAGGSVRLMKRSSDGVTFAVKQFRARHSYESERDYNKKVTAEFCIGSTLHHGNIIETMDLVNEKGNYYVVMEYAPFDLFAIVMTGKMSREEMTCCTLQILNGVNYLHNMGLAHRDLKLDNVVVNEHGIMKIIDFGSAAVFRYPFENDVVLASGIVGSDPYLAPEVYDLSKYDPQPTDIWSLAIIFCCMTLRRFPWKAPRISDNSYKLFVSPPNDGPRSITGPSKSSADLEHAADDHRAGTQSAPASRHPSADGQQASANASSAVAPSGQSQQQPHVIKGPWRLLRLLPRESRHIVGRMLEVDPKKRATLEEIMNDKWVRNSQVCAQEDGGKVLRCDNHDHTLEPGAGASAPNTQQKK; from the exons ATGGCGTCGCCGGCCTCTGAGCAGCTGCAGTCTGTCCGCTTCAGCGATGTCAACCAGGAAATTGAGCCCGAGAGCGCCCTCGAGCATGTCGCCGGCCTCACGGGTGCCGGCGAGACTGCCTCCGACGAGCCATTGAGCCCGCAGGCCGAGCAGGAGCTGCGCAACTTGTCTTCAACACTGCAGCAGTCCCGCGTGCAGGCGAAGCGCATGGAGAACTTCTCCTTCGAGCCAGTCTCCCTGCCCCCCTCACGC GCACCTTCTCCATCACCCGCCTCTCGAACGCCGTCTGGACAGTCCTCCCAACATGGCGCATCCGTCACGCCTTCTACTCTGCAGTCGCCGCCACTGACGCCTGCGGGCACGTCTTCCCGTGATGAAAGACCCACCACCGCCGTCGACCACAGGAAGCAACCGAGCGACCCCGCCCTGATGACCCCGCAGATATCGCCTCCACACGAACCGCCGCCAACGTCAATGGACTCATCTGTCCACCAAGGCGCGGCTGCTCCAAGCTCCCCGCAGCCAGCGCCGCGAACCCGGCCTTCTTCAGTCGTCGAACCGGACGTAGTACAGCCGCACCCTAGACACGGGCCTTCCTTCACAGTTGGTCCTGCTGGCGATTCGTTGCCGGCTTCGAGAGACCCAAGTCCCTCTGGCTCTGGTGGAGAGCGGACTCCCGGACATCATTCTCCCGGCACCTCTACCCCCTCATCCATAGGCCGTCCCTTCACGCCTCAAGGTGATCAACACGACCCATACTCCCGCTCGAAGCGTGTACCCCAACCAAAAACGCTCGATGGTCTTGACGCACGCTTCATCTTTGGTGGTCGCGATGGTCGTAGCCGTCGAAACCAGTCGGCATCCTCCTCCACCATTACATTACCCCGGTCTAGGGGCACAGCTTCAGACAAGGAGGATGGGGGCAGTAGCAGAGCAAGCATTTTTGGCGGCAATGGCCGACCTGGCAGCCGATACAGCTCCGACACAGAGACTGATTCAAAGCCTAGTAAGCACGGGCACGACTCCATGTCCAACCTAAAGCGATTCTTCAAAATCGGGCACAAGCacaaggacaaggacaaggacaaagagaaggagaaacATAAAAACTCTGCGCCTGTCACCAAGCGCGAGAAGCCTACTAGAACCAGCAAGGCTGGCGTCATGACACCCCCCGTGACAAACGGGGCATCCAGCGTGCCATTTGCGGACGACCACGGTCTCGAAAGCAAATACGGGAAATTTGGAAAGGTCTTGGGTTCGGGTGCTGGAGGCTCCGTACGACTGATGAAACGTAGCAGTGACGGTGTAACATTCGCTGTAAAGCAATTTCGTGCCAGACATTCATACGAGTCTGAACGAGATTACAACAAAAAGGTTACGGCTGAGTTTTGTATCGGATCCACCCTCCACCACGGCAACATCATTGAGACCATGGACCTGGTCAACGAGAAGGGTAACTACTACGTCGTGATGGAATACGCGCCATTCGATCTCTTCGCCATTGTCATGACTGGCAAGATGAGCCGTGAAGAAATGACGTGCTGCACCCTTCAAATTCTGAACGGTGTGAACTACCTGCACAACATGGGTCTGGCTCATCGCGACCTGAAGCTGGATAATGTTGTGGTCAATGAGCACGGCATCATGAAAATCATCGACTTTGGAAGTGCCGCGGTGTTCCGGTACCCGTTTGAGAATGACGTTGTCCTAGCAAGTG GCATCGTTGGCTCTGACCCCTATTTGGCACCTGAAGTCTATGACCTCTCCAAGTATGATCCACAACCTACGGACATCTGGTCACTGGCCATCATCTTCTGCTGCATGACTCTACGCCGTTTCCCATGGAAGGCACCTCGAATCTCGGATAACTCCTACAAGCTCTTCGTCTCTCCGCCCAACGACGGCCCGAGGTCTATTACTGGTCCTTCCAAATCGTCTGCAGACCTTGAACACGCCGCTGACGACCACCGAGCCGGAACCCAGTCAGCGCCGGCTTCACGGCACCCTTCTGCTGACGGGCAGCAAGCCAGCGCCAATGCATCCTCGGCCGTAGCGCCTAGCGGCCAAAGCCAGCAACAACCTCATGTAATTAAGGGACCATGGCGACTTTTACGCTTGTTACCTAGGGAGAGTAGGCACATCGTCGGCAGGATGCTCGAAGTCGATCCGAAGAAGCGTGCCACCTTGGAAGAAATAATGAACGACAAGTGGGTTCGGAACAGCCAGGTTTGCGCGCAAGAAGACGGTGGCAAAGTGCTTCGTTGCGACAACCACGATCATACGCTCGAGCCTGGCGCTGGTGCATCTGCTCCCAATACGCAACAAAAGAAGTGA
- a CDS encoding translation initiation factor eIF-2B subunit alpha: MSANSNFDIVSTYRRILNDDPELTMPVAAIEALVEAIAQSSVSTVAETLDLLERHTAALKASIANPISLSAGTDLFQRYLITTLNRPASLNLGPDDDFRAIRNHLLSNGKLFVERAKQSRENIASFGKHFIRDGATVLTNGGSRVVGALLRRAAESSTIRFRVVYVVPSSRSSDENEGDQTVSDLRAHNVPVATISDSAVAYSLGKVDMVIVGAEGVVENGGIISRMGTYQMGLLAKSKGKPFYVVAESHKFVRLYPLSQFDLPIEQKVLDFKVTDDPKVSKSGAKDTVDEGIADMTLKHTSTGLNAQDAVDFTPPDLISGIITESGVLTPSAVSEELIKIWF, from the exons ATGAGTGCCAATTCGAATTTCGACATTGTGTCGACATACCGGCGCATTCTCAATGATGATCCGGAGCTTACTATGCCCGTTGCGGCCATCGAAGCCCTCGTTGAGGCCATCGCACAGAGCTCGGTATCAACCGTCGCCGAAACCCTCGATCTTCTCGAGCGCCACACTGCCGCGCTGAAGGCTTCGATCGCAAACCCCATATCGCTCTCTGCCGGCACAGATCTCTTCCAACGTTATCTCATTACCACACTCAACCGCCCGGCAAGCCTGAATCTTGGCCCTGACGACGATTTCCGTGCGATTCGAAACCACCTACTGTCAAATGGCAAGCTGTTCGTAGAGCGAGCTAAGCAGAGTCGAGAGAACATCGCTAGCTTTGGCAAACACTTCATCCGTGATGGGGCTACCGTGCTCACAAACGGTGGATCGCGTGTTGTGGGTGCACTGCTGAGGAGGGCAGCTGAGTCAAGCACAATCCGCTTTAGGGTTGTCTACGTGGTGCCATCATCACGCTCGTCTGATGAGAATGAAGGGGATCAGACCGTATCCGACCTGCGCGCGCACAATGTGCCTGTAGCCACCATCTCGGATTCCGCAGTCGCGTACTCGTTGGGCAAGGTGGACATGGTCATTGTGGGCGCAGAAGGCGTTGTCGAGAACGGTGGCATCATCTCACGTATGGGAACATATCAGATGGGTTTATTGGCCAAGAGCAAGGGCAAGCCATTCTACGTGGTCGCCGAAAGCCACAAATTCGTTAGGCTGTATCCACTTAGCCAGTTCGATTTACCCATCGAGCAGAAGGTGCTCGACTTCAAGGTCACGGACGATCCCAAGGTCAGCAAGTCAGGTGCAAAGGACACAGTAGATGAAGGCATTGCAGACATGACTCTGAAGCACACCTCGACAGGTCTCAATGCACAGGATGCTGTTGATTTCACA CCACCTGACCTGATCTCTGGAATCATCACAGAGTCTGGCGTGCTGACACCATCGGCAGTGTCTGAGGAGTTGATCAAAATTTGGTTCTGA